The Verrucomicrobiia bacterium genome window below encodes:
- a CDS encoding O-antigen ligase family protein, which produces MTDARIALRSLAIWAVCLPLALVLGYLLANPLDMGSFTFFSVVLLLISTPILLRFHYPLMLLAWNMGMVLFFLPGSANSWLVAITASYALSFTHRIMDKKVRFLSVPQLTMPLLALGAVVFVTALLRGGFGMRAFGGEEVGGRRYMWIFIAILGYFALTTQSIPRDKSVKYMGLFFLGGLAPMLGDLYGVLPSFMNFLFYFFPPSSDWLASSYGGVNRFEGIRNASFAVFCFMLARYSIRGMLAPGRKYLFAFMCASCVAGLLSGFRSILIIFVLTFAFQFWLEGMLRTKWLGIFAAIFAVALVVALPLVTRLPLGIQRTLAFLPIQVDHRAEADAEGSSEWRLEMWRAAIPEIPKYLLLGKGYLFTREDYEYVTDRAFGQFTVEDRGAYIAGDYHSGPLSVVMPLGIWGVLTFLWFLWAGGRALWKNFRYGIPALRKINTFLLASFCAKIVVFFIVFGSIYSDMLHFCGLLGLGVALNGGVACRSAQEAVMPSEPVMRKQQAAYARRLGVG; this is translated from the coding sequence ATGACCGACGCACGAATTGCTTTGCGTTCCTTGGCCATCTGGGCCGTCTGCCTTCCCTTGGCTCTGGTCTTGGGTTACTTGCTGGCCAACCCGTTGGACATGGGCAGCTTCACCTTTTTTTCGGTAGTCCTGCTGCTGATTAGCACGCCGATTTTGCTGCGGTTCCATTATCCACTGATGTTGCTGGCGTGGAACATGGGCATGGTGCTGTTCTTTCTGCCGGGCAGCGCTAACTCATGGCTCGTGGCCATCACAGCCAGCTATGCACTTTCATTTACCCATCGAATTATGGACAAGAAGGTTCGCTTTTTGTCCGTGCCACAATTAACGATGCCCTTGCTGGCGCTGGGCGCCGTCGTTTTTGTTACCGCTCTGCTTCGTGGTGGGTTTGGCATGAGAGCCTTTGGTGGAGAAGAAGTCGGCGGGAGACGCTATATGTGGATATTTATTGCGATCTTGGGTTATTTTGCCCTGACGACGCAAAGTATTCCTCGAGATAAGTCGGTCAAGTATATGGGGCTGTTCTTCCTTGGGGGGCTGGCTCCCATGCTTGGCGATCTTTACGGAGTCCTGCCGTCATTCATGAATTTTCTATTCTACTTTTTCCCGCCTTCGTCCGATTGGTTAGCGAGCTCGTATGGGGGGGTCAACCGATTTGAAGGAATTAGGAATGCATCATTTGCGGTATTTTGCTTTATGCTGGCTCGCTATAGCATACGAGGCATGCTTGCGCCGGGGCGCAAATATCTCTTCGCGTTCATGTGCGCCAGCTGCGTGGCCGGATTGCTGAGTGGGTTCCGTTCCATCCTTATCATATTCGTTCTTACGTTTGCTTTTCAATTCTGGTTGGAAGGCATGCTTCGCACAAAGTGGCTAGGAATTTTTGCGGCAATTTTTGCTGTTGCCTTGGTGGTGGCTTTGCCACTTGTTACGCGGTTGCCGCTCGGTATTCAACGCACGCTCGCTTTTCTGCCGATTCAAGTGGATCATCGGGCCGAGGCAGACGCAGAAGGCTCATCTGAATGGCGGTTGGAAATGTGGCGGGCCGCCATACCGGAAATTCCCAAATACCTGCTTCTCGGCAAGGGCTATTTGTTCACGCGGGAGGACTACGAATATGTTACTGACCGGGCCTTCGGGCAGTTTACCGTGGAGGATCGCGGAGCCTATATTGCGGGCGATTACCACAGCGGTCCCCTTTCCGTGGTCATGCCGCTTGGGATCTGGGGCGTGCTGACTTTTTTGTGGTTTCTTTGGGCGGGTGGGCGGGCCTTGTGGAAGAATTTTCGTTACGGTATCCCGGCGTTACGTAAAATCAACACCTTCCTGCTTGCCTCGTTTTGCGCAAAAATTGTTGTTTTCTTCATCGTCTTCGGGAGCATTTATTCAGACATGTTGCATTTCTGTGGTTTGCTGGGGCTTGGTGTGGCCCTGAATGGCGGCGTAGCATGTCGTTCGGCGCAGGAAGCCGTCATGCCGTCGGAGCCTGTGATGCGCAAACAGCAAGCCGCATACGCGCGCCGGTTGGGAGTGGGGTGA
- a CDS encoding glycosyltransferase family 1 protein produces MTDARINTGMNRISPNCIRVAVDAHRLVCESHTSGAFYLGSMLQEWIAPDPVFHFDLLLPVLPERQTPWTEIFSAPNVRLVTPERKMDPTVSYRAQLFWQQVVIPSLMHRLRSDLYFSPFHLTPLWPRRVPVVSTIHDLCFLSDPFFSLGHQVHRWQINSACLRAKALICVSQFTCAALARWSPRAAQKAVVVPNGIDSDRLAVTEAKNLIEHEAIPVKLREYFIWVGNPGQERKNIPLLLQAFVAHRKVFPEHRLVMVVPQSARGALMERELARQVGSSLVLLSGISGQLRDALYACAAALVFPSTCEGFGYPVAEAMAQGCPPIAAATGPAAEIVGGAVPLCADFQPQSFVQRMRECVGLREAQRASDAEKLRRRAEEFSIKRMAAATLKVLSGALGQ; encoded by the coding sequence TTGACGGACGCGCGTATAAATACAGGTATGAATCGTATCAGTCCGAATTGCATCCGGGTCGCCGTTGACGCCCACCGGCTGGTGTGCGAGTCGCATACCAGCGGGGCGTTCTATTTGGGGAGCATGTTGCAGGAGTGGATTGCTCCCGACCCGGTGTTTCATTTTGACCTGTTGCTGCCGGTGCTGCCGGAGAGGCAGACCCCGTGGACAGAGATTTTTTCCGCGCCAAACGTGAGGCTGGTCACGCCGGAGCGGAAAATGGACCCCACGGTCTCCTATCGGGCGCAACTGTTCTGGCAGCAGGTCGTGATACCCAGCTTGATGCATCGGCTCCGATCGGACCTTTACTTTTCGCCGTTTCATTTGACCCCGCTGTGGCCCAGGCGCGTTCCGGTTGTAAGCACAATCCACGACCTGTGTTTTCTATCGGACCCCTTTTTTTCCTTGGGGCATCAGGTGCATCGGTGGCAGATAAACTCGGCTTGCCTGCGGGCCAAGGCGCTGATTTGTGTGTCCCAGTTCACCTGCGCTGCGTTGGCGCGTTGGTCGCCGAGGGCAGCTCAAAAGGCTGTTGTGGTTCCAAATGGAATCGACAGCGACCGACTGGCGGTGACGGAAGCGAAAAACCTGATCGAGCATGAAGCCATCCCCGTCAAGCTGCGCGAGTATTTCATCTGGGTGGGCAATCCTGGTCAGGAACGAAAGAACATCCCGTTGCTCCTCCAAGCGTTTGTGGCGCATCGCAAGGTATTTCCCGAACACCGACTGGTCATGGTGGTTCCTCAGTCAGCGCGGGGCGCGTTGATGGAACGCGAACTGGCGCGCCAGGTCGGTTCGTCATTGGTTCTGCTTTCGGGCATTTCAGGGCAGCTGCGAGACGCGTTGTATGCGTGTGCTGCCGCGTTGGTGTTTCCAAGCACCTGTGAGGGGTTTGGTTATCCGGTTGCGGAAGCGATGGCGCAGGGGTGTCCACCCATTGCGGCGGCGACTGGGCCGGCGGCGGAAATTGTGGGCGGTGCCGTGCCGTTGTGCGCGGATTTTCAACCGCAATCGTTCGTGCAGCGGATGCGTGAGTGTGTGGGACTGCGAGAGGCTCAACGTGCGAGCGATGCCGAAAAGCTGCGACGGCGGGCGGAGGAATTTTCAATCAAACGAATGGCTGCTGCCACGCTGAAGGTCCTGTCAGGTGCGCTGGGACAATAA
- a CDS encoding glycosyltransferase family 4 protein, with amino-acid sequence MKILFDHHTPFRLAHGGLQIQIEQTLHALGAIGVDAERLRWWDESQTGDLIHFFGRPDASYIHFAHGKGMRVVMQELLAGLGARSALTRFAQKLFMTTAKAVLPSPFTARMAWDSYRLADACIALTPWEGYLMGKMFDAPPERVHVVPNGVEPVFPASAPRERDRWLVCTATITPLKRVVELAEAAALAKVPVRIIGKPYAESDPYAQSFFKTAHRHGEFVRYEGPITDRTQLASIYRAARGFVLLSTMETLSLSALEAAACECPLLLSDLPWARSVFKRDATYCPVADATRIATVLRQFYDAAPSLKPPPKPCAWTDVALQLKRIYESLLSQRT; translated from the coding sequence ATGAAAATCCTCTTTGATCATCACACCCCGTTCCGACTCGCGCACGGCGGCTTGCAAATCCAGATCGAGCAAACCCTCCACGCTCTGGGCGCCATTGGCGTCGACGCCGAACGCCTGCGCTGGTGGGACGAATCCCAGACCGGCGACCTCATTCATTTCTTTGGGCGGCCTGACGCCAGTTACATCCATTTCGCGCATGGCAAGGGGATGAGGGTGGTGATGCAAGAGTTGCTCGCCGGCTTGGGAGCGCGCAGCGCGTTGACACGGTTCGCTCAAAAACTGTTCATGACGACCGCCAAAGCCGTCTTACCATCACCCTTCACGGCGCGGATGGCCTGGGATTCCTACCGGCTCGCTGATGCGTGCATTGCGCTCACGCCATGGGAAGGATACTTGATGGGAAAAATGTTTGACGCACCACCCGAGCGTGTTCACGTGGTGCCGAACGGCGTCGAGCCGGTGTTTCCAGCCAGCGCTCCGCGCGAACGCGATCGATGGCTCGTTTGCACCGCAACCATCACTCCACTTAAGCGTGTTGTGGAGTTAGCCGAAGCTGCGGCGCTGGCCAAAGTGCCCGTTCGGATCATCGGGAAGCCCTATGCAGAAAGCGATCCCTACGCACAATCATTTTTCAAAACGGCGCACCGGCATGGCGAATTCGTCCGTTATGAGGGGCCGATCACGGACCGGACTCAACTGGCCTCGATTTACCGCGCTGCACGAGGATTCGTTCTCCTAAGCACGATGGAAACATTGAGTCTCTCGGCGCTTGAAGCCGCCGCGTGCGAGTGCCCCCTGCTCCTCAGTGATCTGCCATGGGCAAGAAGCGTATTCAAACGGGACGCCACCTATTGTCCAGTGGCTGATGCCACCAGAATTGCAACCGTGCTGCGACAGTTTTACGATGCTGCCCCGTCTCTCAAGCCGCCTCCAAAGCCGTGCGCCTGGACCGATGTGGCCCTGCAATTAAAACGCATTTACGAATCGTTATTGTCCCAGCGCACCTGA
- a CDS encoding lipopolysaccharide biosynthesis protein codes for MSRVKNIARGLMSGYAVIGASVLLTMASVPLALKYLSKEEFGLWAVVSQIAGYLNLVDLGMSSSIGRLLIDYKEARGAAYGSMVKTGFLVLLSQGVIVALVGLSLAYIPPAFLGIPDSLHTAFFGLLVGQALLMGAGFPMRIYGHLLYAHQRLDIINYGQVAQFAVQLPAMWVAFAFGAGVYGQLIGAVAGTITSYLMCVGVCLHLGFWPKSHEWSPFSRQKFFEIFGYGADMFAVSLGSQLINSSQTILASRLFGVNLAAVWSVATKAFNLVFQFVWRIWAAAVPAFSEMQAQGDETRIRTRYQGMFVLVTTLGAVAAVAFAVCNGPFLAVWTNGKIGWASQNNWLLGLWLILLAQVSGHGSLIMSLKRIRALKFIYFAEGMIFVLACLALSGWGGFSVFLLCSIVCTSLFTFAYSTWRIAGLMHVPVMRVLIGWQKPMLMVLAWLIPLGVLLQWSTQSWPLLLQLAVRVTITGLAGAILFLRYGLSVEWVERVRGHLPGLVRLWFVRIARAVAPNPRQKAGEV; via the coding sequence GTGAGTCGAGTAAAAAATATCGCCCGTGGGCTTATGTCGGGCTACGCCGTCATTGGTGCCAGCGTGTTGCTGACCATGGCATCGGTGCCACTGGCACTCAAATACCTTTCCAAGGAGGAATTTGGTTTGTGGGCGGTGGTTTCCCAGATCGCAGGTTATCTCAACTTGGTGGATTTGGGGATGTCCAGTTCGATTGGTCGGTTGCTGATTGACTACAAGGAGGCGCGTGGAGCGGCTTATGGGTCGATGGTTAAGACCGGTTTTCTGGTTTTGCTCTCGCAAGGGGTGATTGTCGCACTTGTAGGCTTGTCACTGGCATATATTCCGCCGGCATTCTTGGGGATCCCCGATTCGTTGCACACCGCATTTTTCGGTTTGTTGGTGGGGCAGGCACTGCTCATGGGGGCTGGGTTTCCAATGCGGATTTACGGACATCTGCTCTATGCCCATCAACGTCTTGACATCATCAATTACGGGCAGGTGGCTCAGTTCGCGGTTCAATTGCCAGCAATGTGGGTGGCGTTTGCGTTTGGAGCCGGTGTGTATGGGCAGTTGATCGGGGCAGTCGCAGGGACGATAACGTCATACCTAATGTGTGTCGGCGTCTGCCTCCATTTGGGTTTTTGGCCGAAGTCCCATGAATGGAGCCCTTTTAGTCGGCAAAAATTCTTCGAGATATTCGGCTATGGAGCGGACATGTTTGCGGTCTCATTGGGGTCGCAACTGATTAACTCCAGCCAGACCATCCTTGCCTCGCGGCTTTTTGGCGTGAACCTTGCAGCGGTTTGGTCAGTGGCGACTAAGGCATTTAATTTGGTTTTTCAGTTCGTATGGCGCATCTGGGCGGCGGCGGTGCCGGCGTTTTCCGAGATGCAGGCGCAGGGGGATGAAACACGAATACGCACCCGCTACCAAGGAATGTTTGTTTTAGTGACCACTTTGGGGGCCGTTGCTGCAGTGGCGTTTGCCGTTTGCAATGGTCCCTTTCTGGCGGTGTGGACGAACGGGAAAATTGGTTGGGCCTCTCAAAATAATTGGCTGCTTGGTTTGTGGTTGATTCTGCTGGCACAGGTTTCCGGTCATGGCAGCCTGATCATGTCCCTAAAGCGGATTCGCGCGTTGAAGTTCATATACTTTGCCGAGGGCATGATATTCGTGCTGGCGTGTTTGGCGTTGTCGGGGTGGGGCGGATTCTCGGTCTTCCTGTTGTGTTCAATTGTTTGCACCAGTTTGTTCACGTTTGCCTACAGCACGTGGCGGATTGCAGGTTTGATGCATGTGCCGGTCATGCGCGTGCTGATTGGCTGGCAGAAACCAATGCTCATGGTCCTGGCGTGGTTGATTCCGCTTGGTGTCTTGTTGCAGTGGTCCACGCAATCCTGGCCGCTGCTGCTTCAATTGGCCGTGCGTGTCACAATTACGGGGTTGGCGGGGGCGATCCTATTTCTCCGTTACGGACTTTCCGTCGAATGGGTGGAAAGGGTTAGAGGGCATTTGCCGGGGTTGGTGCGATTATGGTTTGTCCGCATAGCTCGTGCGGTTGCGCCGAATCCGCGGCAAAAAGCTGGAGAAGTGTAA
- a CDS encoding FkbM family methyltransferase, with protein sequence MNFRLLYERSIGRSSQLKRLCQYVAAPAVHLICRARSWSFTPEIPLWSRLMWALGIRSREDQQTFQDYRLLLRQDDIVLDVGANFGIHTREFAKLVGPKGRVFAFEPTPAVFECLSFNTRHLSNCTCVRKAVYREDTTLEFGINNVSCLGNSLATKGGDISKTISVEAVSLDSWAARMLSTPPRLVKIDVEGAESAVLAGAVQLISRSPDSVLIIEYCPSNMRRFGVTPDQFYATVKSTGLKLFQQQDGGTFHEIRDARELENARQDWEYINVVAAHDITALTLS encoded by the coding sequence ATGAATTTTCGACTCCTATACGAGCGAAGCATTGGAAGATCCTCACAGCTCAAACGCCTGTGCCAGTATGTGGCCGCCCCTGCCGTGCACCTGATATGCCGGGCCCGGAGCTGGTCCTTTACGCCGGAAATACCGCTTTGGAGTCGACTAATGTGGGCGCTGGGGATTCGTTCACGTGAGGATCAGCAGACCTTTCAAGATTATCGACTTCTGTTGCGCCAAGATGACATCGTGTTGGATGTGGGCGCCAACTTCGGCATCCACACCCGTGAATTTGCGAAGCTCGTCGGCCCCAAGGGGCGGGTATTTGCCTTTGAGCCAACCCCCGCTGTGTTCGAATGCCTCAGTTTCAACACGCGGCATTTGTCGAACTGCACCTGTGTGCGCAAGGCCGTGTATCGCGAAGACACCACGCTCGAATTCGGCATCAACAATGTCAGTTGTCTTGGCAACTCGCTCGCTACGAAAGGAGGAGACATCTCAAAAACAATCTCCGTGGAAGCAGTTTCACTCGATTCTTGGGCGGCCCGCATGCTGAGCACCCCTCCTCGACTCGTCAAAATTGACGTGGAGGGGGCGGAAAGTGCTGTGCTGGCAGGAGCTGTCCAGCTGATCAGCCGCAGCCCTGATAGCGTGCTAATCATTGAATATTGTCCGTCCAACATGCGACGTTTTGGCGTCACCCCTGATCAATTCTACGCCACTGTGAAGTCGACTGGCCTGAAATTGTTCCAACAACAAGATGGCGGCACATTTCACGAAATCCGCGACGCACGCGAACTGGAAAACGCACGCCAAGACTGGGAATACATCAACGTGGTTGCCGCCCACGATATCACCGCATTGACCCTTTCATGA
- a CDS encoding FkbM family methyltransferase: MADARRILGERKAGVIFDVGANTGQTCVRLAAAFPGAKVFSFEPFPGSFATLEAECRRLPGVEPVNVALGEQAGELEMFANANSETNSILPATSAAEAWLPSSMIGRVGSVKIAVQTADAFCDERGLARIDLMKIDTQGYELHVLRGAQRMLAQRKVSVINLEVQFVDFYEGQPAFTQLFEHLAAIGMTFVGLYSAAYSSQNRLLWADALFASEEVVGKGSSY; encoded by the coding sequence GTGGCCGACGCACGGCGTATTTTGGGGGAGCGCAAGGCCGGGGTGATTTTTGATGTTGGCGCGAACACGGGCCAAACGTGTGTCCGCCTCGCGGCGGCCTTTCCCGGGGCGAAGGTCTTCAGCTTTGAGCCATTTCCAGGGTCTTTCGCCACCTTGGAAGCCGAATGCCGCCGGCTTCCTGGAGTTGAGCCCGTTAACGTGGCCTTGGGTGAGCAGGCGGGAGAACTGGAAATGTTTGCCAACGCGAATAGCGAAACCAATTCGATCCTGCCTGCCACGTCTGCCGCCGAAGCTTGGTTGCCAAGCAGCATGATCGGGCGGGTTGGTTCCGTCAAAATTGCTGTCCAGACTGCGGATGCATTTTGTGACGAACGCGGACTGGCGCGCATTGACCTCATGAAAATCGACACCCAAGGTTACGAACTGCATGTTTTGCGCGGGGCTCAACGGATGCTGGCGCAGCGCAAGGTGTCGGTGATCAATTTGGAGGTTCAATTCGTGGATTTTTACGAAGGCCAGCCGGCTTTCACGCAGTTGTTCGAACATCTGGCGGCCATTGGGATGACGTTTGTCGGCTTATACAGCGCGGCCTATTCCAGTCAGAATCGACTTCTTTGGGCGGATGCCCTGTTTGCCTCGGAGGAGGTTGTGGGAAAAGGCTCATCCTACTGA
- a CDS encoding glycosyltransferase has protein sequence MITSGRKVLAVIPLPYSETGRFWERDMGLLVSGLRDHGIDARLVAFGQPHTPDPKRPLILGSLGDIENPAWWKDQTPWGAVLNTWSAPRYDRIRQAALAATPRVLEKLDTDGVRAPWIWPGYYWRATLGGYWDSPVKTKRLFAPLLTLLRMGTTTILPALLDKKMARTMGQLPVVAAESPIATARMQRFLRRFGQKKTQVVTIPHPSAAAPAIPMNETKRGNTVISVGRWHTYQKNFPLLLSVLERFLTLRPGWNAEIVGELPKSKHSTESRVPETLRGRIRFHGLIPHHEISPVYQRSKIFLMTSRFESYNIAAAEALCCGCSVVGPSDIASVPFFVSSASGTSACRPSAPHLLDALCAEADAWKLDQRNPNTISQKWLAAVGIQAVSKLVIDTLEDIGP, from the coding sequence ATGATTACCTCCGGGCGCAAGGTGTTGGCAGTGATTCCACTGCCCTACTCGGAAACGGGCCGCTTCTGGGAAAGGGATATGGGGTTGCTTGTCAGCGGACTCCGCGACCACGGCATCGATGCCCGTTTGGTTGCGTTTGGTCAGCCACATACACCGGATCCAAAACGGCCACTTATTCTCGGGAGCTTGGGTGATATTGAAAATCCCGCATGGTGGAAAGACCAGACCCCATGGGGTGCTGTTCTGAACACGTGGTCGGCGCCTCGCTATGATCGGATACGGCAAGCTGCACTGGCAGCAACACCACGCGTTTTGGAAAAACTGGACACAGATGGAGTTCGCGCCCCATGGATTTGGCCGGGCTATTACTGGCGCGCGACTCTAGGAGGTTATTGGGACTCGCCAGTCAAAACGAAGAGGTTATTTGCTCCATTGCTAACACTCTTGCGCATGGGAACAACCACGATTTTGCCCGCATTGCTCGATAAAAAAATGGCCCGAACGATGGGACAGCTGCCTGTCGTAGCCGCTGAATCGCCCATTGCCACGGCCCGGATGCAGCGATTTCTTCGAAGGTTCGGACAAAAGAAGACTCAAGTGGTAACCATCCCACATCCCTCAGCTGCTGCACCAGCCATCCCGATGAATGAAACAAAACGGGGTAATACTGTGATCAGTGTAGGCCGTTGGCACACCTATCAAAAAAATTTTCCTCTCCTCCTGAGCGTGTTGGAACGATTCCTGACTTTAAGACCGGGCTGGAATGCGGAAATCGTCGGGGAACTGCCCAAAAGCAAGCACTCGACCGAATCTCGCGTCCCGGAAACGCTACGGGGAAGAATCCGTTTCCACGGGCTAATTCCACACCATGAGATAAGCCCCGTCTATCAACGTTCGAAAATTTTCCTGATGACCTCCCGCTTTGAGAGCTACAATATCGCTGCGGCAGAGGCCCTGTGCTGCGGGTGCAGCGTGGTCGGTCCCAGTGACATTGCGAGCGTTCCCTTCTTCGTCAGCAGTGCGTCAGGCACCAGCGCATGCCGACCATCTGCCCCTCACTTGCTTGATGCCCTCTGCGCAGAAGCCGACGCCTGGAAATTGGACCAGCGCAACCCGAATACCATCTCGCAGAAATGGCTAGCTGCCGTTGGCATTCAAGCCGTTAGCAAACTAGTGATTGACACGCTGGAAGATATCGGGCCATGA
- a CDS encoding WecB/TagA/CpsF family glycosyltransferase, with the protein MDFANTQTVTMCRHDPEFRAAAAALDFAAPDGMPLVWCLNRAGAGLSDRVYGPAFMQFFLLRVSGEFTHYLLGGSELCGAKLRETFARANPEVRFVGSYHGNCDASGRMNPADEARVVEEINRLSPDFIWVGLGTPKQQAWVRRYRSQIRRGVILTVGFAFDVNAGLKRDQPIWMQRLGLGWLFRLSSEPKRLLGRYLKYNSLFLFYLLSDGLRGRVKGK; encoded by the coding sequence TTGGATTTTGCCAACACCCAGACCGTGACGATGTGTCGCCATGATCCGGAATTTCGCGCGGCCGCCGCAGCCTTGGATTTCGCGGCGCCTGATGGCATGCCGTTGGTTTGGTGCCTTAATCGTGCGGGGGCTGGCCTGAGCGATCGGGTCTATGGTCCGGCGTTCATGCAGTTTTTCCTCCTTCGCGTATCAGGCGAGTTCACGCACTACCTGCTGGGCGGGTCAGAGTTGTGCGGTGCAAAGTTGAGGGAGACATTTGCACGGGCCAACCCTGAGGTCAGATTTGTAGGCAGTTATCATGGTAACTGCGATGCCTCCGGCCGAATGAATCCTGCGGACGAAGCGCGAGTCGTTGAGGAAATCAACCGCCTGTCGCCGGACTTCATTTGGGTGGGGTTAGGCACCCCAAAACAACAGGCCTGGGTGCGGCGCTATCGGTCGCAAATCCGGCGCGGTGTGATTCTGACGGTTGGGTTTGCTTTTGATGTCAACGCAGGGTTGAAGCGGGATCAGCCGATCTGGATGCAGCGGCTGGGACTGGGGTGGCTGTTTCGGCTTAGCTCCGAGCCCAAACGGCTCCTGGGGCGATACCTCAAATACAATTCATTGTTCCTGTTTTATCTGCTGTCTGACGGACTACGGGGGCGCGTAAAGGGAAAGTAA
- a CDS encoding glycosyltransferase, with protein MALTLSYSLADQNFYHTKSIGVWNVATQLLPALAARPELERLTVFSNPSLTALNFPSRAGLTSHARAASSRIGRIIWDQWGAYRAAKRSGNHWLFLPKGFASFVRRCPVSLAAFVHDAMHEHYQQHYQPNPFAREAGYFLRSLRATLRQADIIFTNSDFTRSEVLRLARTWNLKPPHVLTAGIGFDLPPAGAAAFRNGIVVLAGRWPHKLTPRAVDYLQRWSAASNRNVPVSWVGALPAGLTLPSLPGWTQHLRLPAAEYEQILQRAAVVVYFSAYEGFGMPPVEATLRGAAAVYSAIPAITESMGDCGFPFANDSFESFERALNEALAVPPGQTSRWRERLLARHNWAAVAERIVTALLQLEKPNTIDRAHA; from the coding sequence ATGGCCCTGACCTTGAGCTATTCACTGGCCGACCAGAATTTTTACCACACCAAGTCGATTGGCGTGTGGAATGTCGCCACGCAATTGCTCCCGGCACTGGCCGCCCGCCCGGAACTCGAACGGCTCACGGTCTTCTCCAACCCCAGCCTCACGGCGCTCAACTTTCCCTCAAGGGCTGGCCTGACGTCACACGCGCGGGCTGCCTCCAGCCGCATCGGTCGCATCATCTGGGATCAATGGGGCGCGTATCGCGCGGCAAAACGCAGTGGCAACCACTGGCTCTTTCTGCCCAAAGGCTTCGCCTCGTTTGTCCGGCGCTGCCCCGTCAGTCTGGCTGCTTTCGTGCACGACGCCATGCACGAGCATTACCAACAACACTACCAGCCCAATCCCTTTGCCCGCGAAGCGGGCTATTTTCTGCGCAGTCTTCGCGCCACCCTGCGCCAGGCGGACATCATCTTTACCAACTCGGATTTCACCCGCTCCGAAGTGCTGCGCCTGGCCCGCACGTGGAATTTGAAGCCACCGCACGTCCTGACCGCCGGAATCGGATTTGATTTGCCGCCCGCCGGCGCCGCCGCGTTCCGGAACGGCATCGTTGTGCTGGCGGGACGTTGGCCCCACAAGCTAACGCCGCGGGCCGTGGATTATCTGCAACGCTGGTCAGCAGCCTCAAATCGCAATGTGCCCGTATCGTGGGTCGGCGCGCTGCCGGCCGGATTGACCTTGCCGTCGCTGCCGGGTTGGACGCAGCACTTGCGGCTGCCCGCAGCCGAGTATGAGCAAATCCTTCAACGCGCTGCCGTGGTGGTTTATTTCTCCGCCTACGAAGGTTTTGGCATGCCACCAGTCGAAGCCACCTTGCGCGGAGCGGCGGCCGTCTATTCAGCCATCCCGGCCATCACGGAAAGCATGGGCGACTGCGGTTTCCCGTTTGCCAACGATTCCTTCGAATCATTTGAACGCGCCTTAAACGAAGCCCTTGCTGTGCCGCCGGGGCAAACAAGTCGTTGGCGTGAGCGACTTCTCGCCCGACATAATTGGGCCGCCGTTGCGGAACGAATTGTAACCGCCTTGTTGCAGCTTGAGAAACCCAACACCATCGACCGGGCCCACGCATGA
- a CDS encoding glycosyltransferase family 2 protein, which yields MMFSIVTPSFQNNHWLKLCIASVADQAGTTWEHIVQDAGSDDGTLDWLPQDKRVKAFVEKDAGMYDAINRGWRRAQGDLVAFLNCDEQYLPGALARVGDYFAAHPNVDVVIADALVLHPDGTYLCHRFAMKPYTSHLWFRFPVLTCATFLRRRVLEEKALWFDPRWRAIGDLFWVKEMVARGVRFGELRAFTSIFTETGANLGLSATNQQETQLWNQMTPRWARVLKPMLIAHHQLRMIARGAFQVKPFRYAIHTAGAGGQRQEFQARHPTPLWHGRR from the coding sequence ATGATGTTTTCAATCGTCACGCCCAGCTTCCAGAACAACCACTGGCTCAAGTTGTGCATCGCCTCAGTAGCCGACCAAGCCGGAACCACTTGGGAGCACATCGTGCAGGACGCCGGATCCGACGACGGCACCCTGGACTGGTTGCCGCAGGATAAACGCGTAAAAGCCTTTGTCGAAAAAGATGCCGGCATGTATGACGCCATCAATCGTGGCTGGCGACGTGCCCAAGGCGACCTCGTGGCCTTTCTCAACTGCGATGAGCAATACCTTCCTGGCGCGCTAGCTCGCGTGGGCGATTACTTCGCCGCCCACCCGAACGTGGACGTCGTCATAGCCGACGCGCTCGTTTTGCATCCGGACGGCACCTACCTCTGCCACCGTTTTGCGATGAAGCCCTATACCAGTCACCTCTGGTTTCGTTTCCCCGTTTTGACGTGCGCAACATTTCTCCGCCGACGTGTCCTGGAGGAAAAGGCGCTCTGGTTCGACCCCAGATGGCGGGCCATTGGTGATTTATTTTGGGTCAAAGAGATGGTCGCCCGCGGGGTGCGATTCGGCGAACTGCGTGCGTTCACCTCCATATTCACTGAAACCGGCGCCAACCTGGGCCTGAGCGCCACCAACCAGCAGGAAACGCAACTCTGGAATCAAATGACGCCACGCTGGGCCCGCGTTCTGAAGCCGATGCTGATTGCGCACCATCAACTGCGCATGATCGCGCGCGGCGCATTTCAGGTGAAACCTTTCCGCTACGCCATCCACACCGCGGGTGCAGGCGGTCAGCGGCAAGAATTCCAAGCCCGCCACCCCACCCCGCTGTGGCACGGGCGGCGGTGA